The Rhodopirellula islandica DNA window TGTCTTGAATCTGGTCGATGCCGATGAGAAGGAGCTGTTGTTTGACGAGATCTTCCGTGTCTTGCGACCAGGCGGTCGAGCGGTGATCAGCGACATCGTTTGTGACGAAGAGGTTCCCGAAGAGATGCAAGCGGACCCCGAATTGTGGAGCGGTTGCATCTCCGGCGCGTACAAGCAATCGGCGTTCTTGGAAGCGTTTGAAAACGCTGGTTTCGAAGACCTTCAAATCGCGGAGTTGCAGACCGAACCGTGGCGAGTGGTCGAGGGCATCGCGTTCCGATCGATGACTGTGATCGCGACGCGGACCGATGAGGAGGCGATTGAATCCGGTGCTGCATCAGCGAGCGGGTACCAACGGGTTTATCGTGGCCCATTCAAGTACGTGTGTGATGACGCCGGGCGAATGTACACGCGCGGCGAGGTCTGCACGGACGAACTCGCCGAAGCGGCTTCGCGTGAAACGATTGCCGATCATTTCGCGGTCTACTCCAGCGACAACGCCGAAAAACCTGCGGCGATTTCCTTGCCGACCGCCTCCGGTTGCTGCTCTGGCGACAGTTGTTGTTGAGCTCCGGTGAACCGTGAGTGGTTAAAATCCACCGGTGGCAGGAACCTGCGTCACGCAGTCGAGCCCAAACAAGGTTCCCAAGGAGTCTTTGTTTTGACCGGTGACTTCCGCTCGCAGGACGTAGACGCCGTCGACGGGATCGAATGTTCCCAGTGCAATTGGACCGTGAGAAGTCGGTTTTTCGCCGGAATAGAAATCGACGTTCGCAGCGGCGGGCTGGCCGTTGACTGAGAAATTCACGATCCCATAGTCACCGCTCTTGGTGGCGTGCAGCGTTAGCGTCTCGGCCGCGGAGCCCGACGCTGGAATGCGGATTTCCACGGCGTCACCAATCCGCGTGTTTTTGAACAGCACTTGGTCGTCCTGGCTCCAAGTTCCCTTGAGCTTCATTCGCTTCAGGTTCTGTGGCTTCAGGGCGATGTGCTCTGGTTTGGAGAGAACATTTTTCACGTTCACCTCCACTGAATTAGGAAACGCGTGGCCGGTGCTGGAAGTGGTTGCATTGCGTGGCGTGGATTTCGTTGTTGGGACTGGCGGAACATTCAACACCTCCTCTTGGTCCGGCGCGTGGTTTGATTTGGTGTCAGCGTCGCCGTACCAATAGACACCCACGCCGTAGCCCATGTCGCAATCCGTCCAGGACCAAACTTCCATGTCCAGTTTGAGCGAGCTGGAAAACGGCATGGTGTCGAGTGCTCGAGTGCGTGTCTCTGTGCTGAAACCTTGCGTGTTCTTTTCGTCAATCTTGGGTTTGCGGTTCAGTTGGTTGTACTGGTGGCTGAACGGTTGAGCATGAAACGGATGCTCATAAAAGTCGGTGCTGCGCCCGCCCCAGGAATAGGCGTAGTAATCTTCGGTTCCGGTGCCAAAAATCGAAGGGAACGATTCGCCGTCGATGAAAATCTTTTCGTCACCTTCTCCCCACCATCGTTCCACTGGATTCATGATCGTGAGCGTGTCGCCGACATACACGCCACGACCGTGCAAGGTGACGTAATTCCAGTCGGAGTAAGGGCGTGTCGGCACAGGGTATTGACCTCGCCAGCCAGCGTGGAAGTACATGCTGGACGAATCCCATTTCCAGTCGTCGATCGTGGCGGAAAGTTCAACGTCGACTGGATCTTTGCCCAGGTTCACGACAGATATTTTCGCGTTGTTTTGGTACGGCATCACCCATCGGCAGGTCATCGTGCCATCAGCATCCACCGTGCGATACCAACCCTGGAATGGATTCAAACCGATGCCACCGCCGAAGAAGTCGCCGATCGGACACCACACGGTTTCCTTGTTGTCAAAGCGGATCTTCAAGACGACATGCCGCGTCACGTTCGGG harbors:
- a CDS encoding methyltransferase domain-containing protein, which translates into the protein MNVEAAVRERYAQAAHEREAELCCPVDYDAKYLKVIPQEVIDRDYGCGDPSKYVRPGETVLDLGSGGGKICFIASQVVGEQGRVIGVDMNDDMLKLARESQPKVAAAIGYDNVTFRKGKIQDLAIDRDEVQAYLQQHPVTDDAGLRALEAYLAEQRRESPLIDDETIDVVVSNCVLNLVDADEKELLFDEIFRVLRPGGRAVISDIVCDEEVPEEMQADPELWSGCISGAYKQSAFLEAFENAGFEDLQIAELQTEPWRVVEGIAFRSMTVIATRTDEEAIESGAASASGYQRVYRGPFKYVCDDAGRMYTRGEVCTDELAEAASRETIADHFAVYSSDNAEKPAAISLPTASGCCSGDSCC
- a CDS encoding glycoside hydrolase family 172 protein, yielding MSLLHEMTDREKVARYPHHEFRLKQASSYNRASKTPDDPKGWFDNFDRNTNDTHKNYVRVEDNQGRKEYVVMEDEGAGAITRFWVPWKNQLQPGTDVVIRFYLDGASKPAIEGNMFDLFQGKGLIPFPLAHESLRSAVSFFPIPYARSCKVTMSDHPFFFQFTYREYEEDVAVKTFSMDDFQSAKRLIDTTCQKLLSPSTSGSGDVVNLKETLAGGNEQSVLLPAQEAAITSLSLKLGSYEAPNVTRHVVLKIRFDNKETVWCPIGDFFGGGIGLNPFQGWYRTVDADGTMTCRWVMPYQNNAKISVVNLGKDPVDVELSATIDDWKWDSSSMYFHAGWRGQYPVPTRPYSDWNYVTLHGRGVYVGDTLTIMNPVERWWGEGDEKIFIDGESFPSIFGTGTEDYYAYSWGGRSTDFYEHPFHAQPFSHQYNQLNRKPKIDEKNTQGFSTETRTRALDTMPFSSSLKLDMEVWSWTDCDMGYGVGVYWYGDADTKSNHAPDQEEVLNVPPVPTTKSTPRNATTSSTGHAFPNSVEVNVKNVLSKPEHIALKPQNLKRMKLKGTWSQDDQVLFKNTRIGDAVEIRIPASGSAAETLTLHATKSGDYGIVNFSVNGQPAAANVDFYSGEKPTSHGPIALGTFDPVDGVYVLRAEVTGQNKDSLGTLFGLDCVTQVPATGGF